From a single Nissabacter sp. SGAir0207 genomic region:
- the rpsN gene encoding 30S ribosomal protein S14 produces MAKQSMKAREVKRVKLADKFFAKRTELKAIISDVNASDEDRWDAVLKLQTLPRDSSPSRQRNRCRQTGRPHAFLRKFGLSRIKVREAAMRGEIPGLKKASW; encoded by the coding sequence ATGGCTAAGCAATCCATGAAAGCACGCGAAGTCAAGCGCGTGAAATTAGCAGACAAATTCTTTGCTAAACGCACAGAACTGAAAGCTATCATCTCTGATGTGAACGCTTCCGACGAAGATCGTTGGGACGCCGTTCTCAAGCTGCAGACTCTGCCGCGTGATTCCAGCCCGTCACGTCAGCGTAACCGCTGCCGTCAAACTGGTCGTCCGCACGCTTTCCTGCGGAAGTTCGGGTTGAGCCGTATTAAGGTCCGTGAAGCCGCTATGCGCGGTGAAATCCCGGGCCTGAAAAAGGCTAGCTGGTAA
- the rpsH gene encoding 30S ribosomal protein S8, whose protein sequence is MSMQDPIADMLTRIRNGQAANKVAVTMPSSKLKVAIANVLKEEGFIEDFKIEGDAKPVLELVLKYFQGKAVVESIQRISRPGLRIYKKKDELPKVMAGLGIAVISTSKGVMTDRAARQAGLGGEIICYVA, encoded by the coding sequence ATGAGCATGCAAGATCCGATCGCGGATATGCTGACCCGTATCCGTAACGGTCAGGCCGCGAACAAAGTTGCGGTCACCATGCCTTCCTCCAAGCTGAAAGTGGCGATTGCCAACGTGCTGAAGGAAGAAGGTTTTATTGAAGATTTCAAAATCGAAGGCGACGCCAAGCCTGTTCTGGAACTGGTACTGAAGTACTTCCAGGGCAAGGCAGTGGTAGAAAGCATTCAGCGTATCAGCCGCCCAGGTCTGCGCATCTATAAGAAAAAAGATGAGCTGCCGAAAGTTATGGCCGGTTTGGGTATTGCTGTCATTTCTACCTCTAAAGGTGTTATGACCGATCGTGCAGCTCGCCAGGCTGGTCTTGGTGGCGAGATTATCTGCTACGTAGCTTAA
- the rplF gene encoding 50S ribosomal protein L6, whose translation MSRVAKAPVVIPAGVEVKLNGQVISIKGKNGELTRTIHSSVEVKQEENALTFAPRQGAVDGWAQAGTTRALLNAMVVGVTEGFTKKLQLVGVGYRAAVKGNVVNLALGFSHPVEHELPAGITAECPTQTEIVLKGADKQVIGQVAADLRAYRRPEPYKGKGVRYADEVVRTKEAKKK comes from the coding sequence ATGTCTCGTGTTGCAAAAGCACCCGTCGTCATTCCTGCCGGCGTAGAGGTAAAACTCAACGGTCAGGTTATTTCGATTAAGGGTAAAAACGGCGAGCTGACTCGTACTATCCACAGCTCCGTTGAAGTTAAACAGGAAGAAAACGCACTGACTTTCGCTCCGCGTCAGGGTGCTGTTGACGGTTGGGCCCAAGCGGGTACCACTCGTGCTCTGTTGAACGCAATGGTAGTTGGTGTTACCGAAGGCTTCACCAAGAAGCTTCAGCTGGTAGGTGTTGGTTATCGTGCAGCCGTAAAAGGCAACGTGGTGAATTTAGCCCTGGGCTTCTCTCACCCGGTCGAGCACGAACTGCCAGCAGGCATCACTGCTGAGTGTCCGACTCAAACTGAAATCGTGCTGAAAGGCGCTGATAAGCAGGTGATCGGTCAGGTTGCAGCAGACCTGCGTGCCTATCGCCGTCCTGAGCCTTACAAAGGCAAAGGTGTCCGTTACGCCGACGAAGTCGTGCGTACCAAAGAGGCTAAGAAGAAGTAA
- the rplR gene encoding 50S ribosomal protein L18, with protein sequence MDKKSARIRRATRARRKLKELGATRLVVHRTPRHIYAQVIAPNGSEVLVAASTVEKAITEQLKYTGNKDAAAAVGKAIAERALEKGIKDVSFDRSGFQYHGRVQALADAAREAGLQF encoded by the coding sequence ATGGATAAGAAATCTGCTCGTATCCGTCGTGCGACCCGCGCACGCCGCAAGCTCAAAGAATTGGGCGCGACTCGCCTGGTGGTACATCGTACCCCGCGTCATATTTACGCACAGGTCATCGCTCCGAACGGTTCTGAAGTATTGGTAGCCGCTTCTACTGTAGAAAAAGCTATCACTGAGCAACTGAAGTATACCGGTAACAAAGATGCTGCTGCAGCTGTAGGTAAAGCTATTGCTGAGCGCGCTCTGGAAAAAGGCATCAAAGATGTATCCTTTGACCGTTCCGGTTTCCAATATCATGGTCGAGTCCAGGCACTGGCAGATGCTGCCCGTGAAGCTGGCCTTCAGTTCTAA
- the rpsE gene encoding 30S ribosomal protein S5: protein MSHIEKQAGELQEKLIAVNRVSKTVKGGRIFSFTALTVVGDGNGRVGFGYGKAREVPAAIQKAMEKARRNMMNVALNSGTLQHPVKGAHTGSRVFMQPASEGTGIIAGGAMRAVLEVAGVHNVLAKAYGSTNPINVVRATIDALANMKSPEMVAAKRGKSVEEILG from the coding sequence ATGTCTCACATCGAAAAACAAGCTGGCGAACTGCAGGAAAAGCTGATCGCGGTAAACCGCGTATCTAAAACCGTAAAAGGTGGCCGTATTTTCAGCTTTACCGCACTGACTGTAGTTGGTGATGGTAACGGTCGCGTTGGTTTTGGCTACGGCAAAGCACGCGAAGTTCCGGCAGCGATCCAGAAAGCGATGGAAAAAGCCCGTCGCAACATGATGAATGTCGCGCTGAACAGCGGCACCCTGCAGCACCCTGTTAAAGGTGCGCATACGGGTTCCCGTGTGTTCATGCAGCCGGCTTCCGAAGGTACCGGTATTATTGCCGGTGGTGCAATGCGCGCCGTCCTGGAAGTCGCAGGGGTACACAACGTATTGGCTAAAGCCTATGGTTCCACCAACCCGATCAACGTGGTTCGTGCAACTATCGACGCTCTGGCGAATATGAAGTCCCCAGAAATGGTCGCTGCCAAGCGTGGTAAATCCGTTGAAGAAATTCTGGGGTAA
- the rpmD gene encoding 50S ribosomal protein L30, giving the protein MAKTIKVTQVRSSIGRLPKHKATLVGLGLRRIGHTVEREDTPAVRGMINLVSYMVKVEE; this is encoded by the coding sequence ATGGCAAAGACTATTAAAGTAACTCAAGTTCGCAGCTCTATTGGCCGTTTGCCGAAACACAAGGCAACTCTGGTTGGTCTTGGTCTGCGTCGCATTGGTCACACCGTAGAGCGCGAGGATACTCCTGCTGTACGCGGTATGATCAACCTGGTTTCCTACATGGTTAAAGTTGAGGAGTAA
- the rplO gene encoding 50S ribosomal protein L15, with protein sequence MRLNTLSPAEGAKQAPKRVGRGIGSGLGKTGGRGHKGQNSRSGGGVRRGFEGGQMPLYRRLPKFGFTSRKAMITAEVRLSELAQVEGDVIDLNTLKAANVVGTQIEFAKVMLSGEINRAVTVRGLRVTKGARAAIEAAGGKIEE encoded by the coding sequence ATGCGTTTGAATACTCTGTCTCCGGCTGAAGGTGCCAAGCAAGCGCCGAAGCGTGTAGGTCGTGGTATTGGTTCTGGCCTGGGTAAAACCGGCGGCCGTGGTCACAAAGGTCAGAACTCTCGTTCTGGCGGTGGCGTACGTCGTGGTTTCGAAGGTGGTCAGATGCCTCTGTACCGTCGTCTGCCGAAATTCGGCTTCACTTCTCGCAAAGCTATGATCACGGCAGAAGTTCGTCTGTCTGAACTGGCTCAAGTAGAAGGCGATGTTATCGACCTGAACACGCTGAAAGCCGCTAACGTAGTTGGTACTCAGATTGAATTCGCTAAAGTTATGCTGTCTGGCGAAATCAATCGTGCAGTAACTGTACGTGGTCTGCGTGTCACCAAAGGCGCTCGTGCTGCTATCGAAGCTGCTGGCGGTAAAATTGAGGAATAA
- the secY gene encoding preprotein translocase subunit SecY encodes MAKQPGLDFQSAKGGLGELKRRLLFVIGALIVFRIGSFIPIPGIDATVLAKLLEQQRGTIIEMFNMFSGGALSRASIFALGIMPYISASIIIQLLTVVHPALAEIKKEGEAGRRKISQYTRYGTLVLAIFQSIGIATGLPNMPGMQGLVINPGFAFYFTAVVSLVTGTMFLMWLGEQITERGIGNGISIIIFAGIVAGLPPAIAHTIEQARQGDLHFLLLLLVAVLVFAVTFFVVFVERGQRRIVVNYAKRQQGRRVYAAQSTHLPLKVNMAGVIPAIFASSIILFPATIASWFGGGTGWNWLTTISLYLQPGQPLYVLLYATAIIFFCFFYTALVFNPRETADNLKKSGAFVPGIRPGEQTAKYIDKVMTRLTLIGALYITFICLIPEFMRDAMKVPFYFGGTSLLIVVVVIMDFMAQVQTLMMSSQYESALKKANLKGYNR; translated from the coding sequence ATGGCTAAGCAACCAGGATTAGATTTTCAAAGTGCTAAAGGTGGACTTGGCGAACTGAAGCGCAGACTTTTGTTTGTTATCGGGGCGCTCATAGTTTTCCGTATCGGCTCTTTCATTCCGATTCCTGGTATCGATGCCACTGTGCTTGCGAAATTGCTCGAGCAGCAGCGTGGCACCATCATTGAAATGTTCAACATGTTCTCTGGTGGTGCCCTTAGCCGTGCCTCTATCTTTGCCTTGGGTATCATGCCGTATATTTCGGCATCGATTATCATCCAACTGCTGACGGTGGTTCATCCAGCGTTAGCAGAGATAAAGAAAGAAGGGGAGGCTGGCCGTCGTAAGATAAGTCAGTACACCCGTTATGGCACGCTGGTATTGGCTATATTCCAGTCCATCGGTATTGCTACCGGACTGCCGAATATGCCTGGTATGCAAGGTCTGGTAATCAATCCAGGCTTTGCGTTCTATTTTACCGCTGTAGTGAGCCTGGTTACCGGAACGATGTTCCTCATGTGGCTTGGCGAACAGATTACTGAACGCGGTATCGGCAACGGTATCTCAATCATAATCTTTGCTGGTATTGTGGCTGGTCTCCCACCGGCGATTGCACATACCATTGAGCAAGCTCGACAAGGCGACCTGCACTTCCTTCTGTTGCTGTTGGTTGCAGTTTTAGTGTTTGCGGTGACTTTCTTCGTGGTGTTTGTCGAGCGTGGTCAACGTCGTATCGTTGTCAACTACGCTAAGCGCCAACAAGGCCGTCGCGTTTATGCAGCACAGAGTACGCACTTACCGCTGAAAGTGAATATGGCAGGGGTTATCCCGGCAATCTTCGCATCAAGCATCATCCTGTTCCCGGCCACGATTGCATCATGGTTTGGGGGCGGAACCGGTTGGAACTGGCTGACGACAATTTCGCTGTATTTGCAGCCTGGACAACCGCTTTATGTGTTACTCTATGCGACTGCGATCATCTTCTTCTGTTTCTTCTACACGGCGTTGGTCTTCAACCCGCGTGAAACAGCAGATAACCTGAAGAAGTCCGGTGCATTCGTGCCAGGAATTCGTCCGGGAGAGCAAACGGCGAAATACATCGATAAAGTGATGACTCGTTTGACCTTAATTGGCGCCCTGTACATTACTTTTATCTGCCTTATCCCGGAGTTCATGCGTGACGCAATGAAAGTACCTTTCTACTTTGGCGGTACTTCACTGTTAATTGTTGTTGTTGTCATCATGGACTTTATGGCTCAAGTGCAAACTCTGATGATGTCTAGTCAGTACGAGTCTGCATTGAAGAAAGCAAACCTGAAAGGCTATAACCGCTAA
- the rpmJ gene encoding 50S ribosomal protein L36, producing MKVRASVKKLCRNCKIVKRNGIVRVICSAEPKHKQRQG from the coding sequence ATGAAAGTTCGTGCTTCCGTCAAGAAATTATGTCGTAACTGCAAAATCGTTAAGCGTAACGGTATCGTTCGTGTGATTTGCAGCGCCGAGCCGAAGCATAAACAGCGTCAAGGCTGA
- the rpsM gene encoding 30S ribosomal protein S13, with amino-acid sequence MARIAGINIPDQKHTVIALTSIYGIGKTRSQAICAAAGIAENVKISELSEEQIDKLRDEVAKFVVEGDLRREVTLSIKRLMDLGTYRGLRHRRGLPVRGQRTKTNARTRKGPRKPIKK; translated from the coding sequence GTGGCCCGTATAGCAGGCATTAACATTCCTGATCAAAAACATACCGTAATCGCATTAACTTCGATCTATGGTATCGGTAAGACCCGCTCACAGGCTATCTGTGCAGCTGCGGGTATTGCTGAAAATGTTAAGATCAGTGAGCTGTCTGAAGAGCAAATCGATAAGCTGCGTGACGAAGTTGCCAAGTTTGTTGTCGAAGGTGATCTGCGTCGTGAAGTTACCCTGAGCATCAAGCGTCTGATGGACCTTGGTACTTATCGTGGTTTGCGTCATCGTCGTGGTCTGCCGGTTCGCGGTCAGCGTACTAAGACCAACGCACGTACCCGTAAGGGTCCGCGCAAACCGATCAAGAAATAA
- the rpsK gene encoding 30S ribosomal protein S11: MAKAPVRTRKRVRKQVSDGVAHIHASFNNTIVTITDRQGNALGWATAGGSGFRGSRKSTPFAAQVAAERCADAVKEYGIKNLEVMVKGPGPGRESTIRALNAAGFRITNITDVTPIPHNGCRPPKKRRV; the protein is encoded by the coding sequence ATGGCAAAGGCACCTGTTCGTACACGTAAGCGTGTAAGAAAACAAGTCTCTGACGGCGTGGCTCATATCCATGCTTCTTTCAACAACACCATTGTTACCATTACTGATCGTCAGGGTAATGCTTTGGGTTGGGCAACAGCTGGTGGTTCCGGTTTCCGTGGTTCTCGTAAGTCCACTCCGTTCGCAGCTCAGGTTGCGGCAGAGCGCTGCGCTGATGCAGTGAAAGAATACGGTATTAAGAACCTGGAAGTTATGGTTAAAGGACCTGGTCCGGGCCGTGAGTCTACTATCCGCGCTCTGAACGCGGCTGGTTTCCGCATCACTAATATTACTGATGTGACTCCGATCCCTCATAACGGTTGTCGTCCGCCGAAAAAGCGTCGCGTATAA